In one window of Zingiber officinale cultivar Zhangliang chromosome 11A, Zo_v1.1, whole genome shotgun sequence DNA:
- the LOC122031446 gene encoding monogalactosyldiacylglycerol synthase 1, chloroplastic-like, whose translation MTPSSVAKEDLLFLLAFDSLVTRIPFFTSPSPSSLSAFPRRCSFPSHTRSYSRPAAFASLSPGSSELHRLWSHFNWFVCFHSEPRAPIGFASVGLSNDEIRLEDESPLIAEDNGAPINGVVEYERPKKVLILMSDTGGGHRASAEAIRAAFNQEFGDEYQVFVTDLWTEHTPWPFNQLPRSYNFLVKHGALWKMMYYGTVPRLVHQPHFAATSTFIAREK comes from the exons ATGACTCCCTCTTCCGTCGCCAAAGAagaccttctcttcctcctcgcctTCGACTCCCTCGTCACTCGGATCCCCTTCTtcacctctccttctccttcctccctCTCTGCTTTTCCTCGACGTTGTTCCTTTCCCTCGCATACTAGAAGCTACAGCCGGCCTGCCGCCTTTGCCTCACTTTCCCCCGGTTCCTCCGAGCTCCATCGCCTCTGGAGCCACTTCAACTGGTTCGTGTGTTTCCATAGCGAACCCCGTGCCCCCATCGGGTTTGCCTCCGTCGGCCTCTCGAATGACGAGATCCGTCTAGAGGATGAGAGCCCTCTCATTGCCGAGGACAACGGCGCCCCCATTAACGGCGTGGTGGAGTATGAGAGGCCGAAGAAGGTTTTGATTTTGATGAGTGATACTGGTGGTGGGCATCGCGCGTCGGCGGAGGCCATCAGGGCTGCCTTCAACCAGGAATTCGGCGATGAGTACCAG GTCTTTGTGACTGACTTGTGGACGGAGCATACGCCCTGGCCATTTAATCAATTACCGAGAAGCTACAATTTTTTGGTAAAGCATGGTGCTTTGTGGAAAATGATGTACTATGGTACTGTACCTCGCTTGGTGCACCAACCACATTTTGCGGCAACTTCAACGTTTATTGCTCG AGAGAAGTGA